Proteins encoded together in one Leptospira semungkisensis window:
- a CDS encoding phospholipase: protein MNTQILEPGFFTLLFNFYGYYIFYILFALWAPLALIDLSKREDVTVKQGSLWTAAIVLVPLIGAGAYHIAGGSKIPAWAKNVLVYGGIGLLVLTVLISTIARF from the coding sequence ATGAATACTCAAATTCTCGAACCGGGCTTTTTTACTCTTCTGTTCAATTTTTATGGATACTATATCTTCTATATATTATTCGCACTTTGGGCTCCTCTCGCTCTTATCGATCTGTCTAAGAGAGAGGATGTTACCGTTAAGCAGGGAAGTCTTTGGACTGCAGCAATTGTTCTCGTTCCTTTGATCGGAGCCGGAGCTTATCATATTGCAGGTGGGTCCAAAATCCCGGCTTGGGCAAAGAATGTTTTGGTATATGGTGGAATCGGGCTTTTGGTTTTAACGGTCCTGATCTCAACCATCGCTAGATTCTAA
- a CDS encoding SCO family protein produces MNHKKIILYLLVLAVGLGIGFGIQKFFKKTEYALEYPVQEWKTALLKDTEGKDVRPSELNGNLFVVYFGFSHCPDMCPMALNDIENAFRILGEDSKNVTPIFITVDPERDTPEVLRNYISRFPGKELVALTGGKANLEELQKGFGVYSQKVQNPAQAGGYGVDHSLFIYLVNKSGMILRAYPTGIKGQELAEEIRKLL; encoded by the coding sequence ATGAATCATAAAAAAATAATATTATATTTACTCGTATTAGCTGTCGGGCTGGGAATAGGATTTGGCATCCAGAAATTCTTTAAGAAAACGGAATATGCCTTGGAATATCCAGTCCAAGAATGGAAGACCGCTCTCTTAAAAGACACCGAAGGAAAGGATGTTAGACCTTCGGAGTTGAACGGAAATCTCTTCGTGGTTTATTTCGGATTTTCCCATTGTCCGGACATGTGTCCTATGGCTCTTAATGATATAGAGAATGCCTTTCGGATCTTAGGAGAAGATTCCAAAAATGTAACTCCGATCTTTATCACAGTGGACCCGGAAAGAGATACTCCAGAAGTACTTCGAAATTATATTTCTAGATTTCCCGGAAAAGAGCTTGTTGCATTGACTGGAGGAAAAGCGAACCTCGAAGAGTTGCAGAAAGGATTCGGCGTCTATTCTCAAAAGGTCCAAAATCCTGCACAAGCAGGAGGATACGGAGTAGACCATTCTCTTTTTATTTATCTCGTGAATAAGTCTGGAATGATCTTGAGAGCATATCCAACCGGGATCAAAGGACAGGAGCTGGCAGAAGAGATTCGTAAACTTCTTTGA
- a CDS encoding PLDc N-terminal domain-containing protein, with protein MPRFQWKERMIPLIGLLVTGVFIGGLASSCGSSKEEASTEGFAHVVMIDNAFSPPMQRIPIGGQIEFVNSGANPHNAISVDKSWSTEKNFGNLVMPRGSKVKVSYPKEGVFPYYCSFHASPDGKNGMVGDIVVGNAQYNPAARAGKAWKVAEKFSGTTRKVPQVYPTIQNAVDAASPGDLVLVDEGVYYEEVVVTTPSLVIRGTDRNKVILDGQFQRGNGVIVVGADGVAIENMTARNSTLNGFFWTGVKGYRGSYLTAYNNGDYGIYAFDSVNGVLEHSYASGSPDAGIYVGQCYPCKAILYDVISENSALGYSGTNAGGELYIISSIWRNNIVGLGPNSLDRELLPPERETTIIGNLIYDNNNLKAPIKPLEYPSYGIGVLIAGGLRNVIKNNLVVGHENYGIALLPNLDENFWFSHQNVIENNTVYSSGIADLNLSGPISIGNCFSNNKFQTSIPPLLEKTNSCAGGIRLPVGGELFTAFNALSLMVDATRGNYPSGDWKKQPIPGPQENLPGGVGAPIKPALHAFEDFGLDLEKVTLPPEAAKILAERKQKFGDVLGGFSSPRPLDLQSLIFRWFGYLLPMLLYVCLTSLSIYDLVSKSEVNPGKYAWLVFVSLVPYLGGGAYLLTGKSAYPKYLRLTLVLAGFGASLAFLIFLGFSIVGNVGEG; from the coding sequence ATGCCGAGATTCCAATGGAAAGAACGAATGATTCCCCTGATTGGCCTTCTGGTCACGGGAGTTTTCATAGGGGGACTTGCTTCTTCCTGTGGTAGTAGTAAAGAAGAGGCTAGCACAGAAGGCTTTGCCCACGTGGTCATGATCGACAATGCATTCTCTCCACCAATGCAGAGAATCCCGATTGGGGGCCAGATTGAATTTGTAAATTCAGGCGCGAATCCTCATAACGCAATCTCCGTGGACAAGTCTTGGTCGACGGAAAAGAACTTTGGAAATTTGGTCATGCCAAGAGGTTCCAAAGTAAAAGTAAGTTATCCTAAAGAAGGAGTGTTTCCTTATTACTGCAGCTTCCATGCTTCCCCTGATGGAAAGAATGGAATGGTCGGTGATATCGTTGTAGGGAATGCGCAATACAATCCTGCGGCAAGGGCCGGAAAGGCATGGAAGGTCGCGGAGAAATTCTCGGGAACCACTCGCAAGGTTCCGCAAGTATATCCTACGATACAAAACGCAGTGGATGCTGCTTCTCCTGGAGATCTAGTTCTCGTGGATGAAGGAGTGTATTACGAAGAAGTCGTAGTTACTACTCCTTCTCTCGTGATCCGAGGCACTGACAGAAATAAGGTCATCTTGGACGGTCAATTCCAAAGAGGGAATGGTGTTATTGTAGTTGGTGCGGATGGAGTTGCGATCGAGAATATGACCGCTCGAAATTCCACATTGAACGGATTCTTTTGGACAGGTGTCAAAGGATATCGAGGCTCTTATTTAACTGCGTATAATAACGGAGATTATGGGATCTACGCGTTCGACTCTGTGAATGGAGTATTAGAACATTCTTATGCATCCGGTTCTCCCGACGCAGGGATCTATGTGGGACAATGTTATCCTTGTAAGGCCATCCTATACGATGTGATCTCCGAGAACAGTGCTCTAGGATATTCAGGAACGAACGCTGGTGGGGAATTATACATTATCAGCTCTATTTGGAGAAATAATATCGTAGGTCTCGGACCGAATTCCTTAGATAGAGAGCTTCTTCCTCCAGAAAGAGAAACGACCATTATAGGTAACCTGATCTATGATAATAATAACTTAAAGGCGCCGATCAAACCGTTAGAATATCCTTCTTACGGGATCGGTGTGCTGATCGCCGGTGGATTGCGGAATGTAATCAAGAACAACCTAGTGGTCGGACATGAGAATTATGGGATCGCTCTTTTGCCGAACCTGGATGAGAACTTCTGGTTTTCTCATCAAAACGTAATTGAGAACAATACGGTTTATTCTTCTGGGATCGCGGACTTGAATCTTTCGGGACCTATTAGCATAGGGAATTGTTTCTCTAACAATAAGTTCCAAACTTCTATTCCTCCTTTATTAGAAAAAACGAATTCATGTGCCGGGGGAATACGCCTTCCTGTGGGAGGGGAACTATTCACTGCCTTCAATGCTCTTTCTTTGATGGTAGATGCGACCCGTGGAAATTATCCAAGCGGCGATTGGAAGAAGCAACCGATTCCAGGTCCGCAAGAGAATCTTCCTGGTGGTGTAGGAGCTCCTATCAAACCTGCACTTCATGCGTTTGAGGACTTTGGATTGGATCTGGAGAAGGTTACACTTCCACCGGAAGCAGCTAAGATCCTGGCAGAAAGAAAACAGAAATTCGGAGACGTATTGGGAGGATTTTCCAGCCCAAGGCCTTTGGACTTGCAAAGTTTGATCTTCCGTTGGTTCGGATATCTTCTTCCTATGCTTTTGTATGTTTGTTTAACAAGCTTAAGCATTTACGATCTGGTTTCCAAGTCGGAAGTAAATCCTGGCAAATACGCTTGGTTAGTCTTCGTATCCTTGGTGCCTTATCTGGGAGGAGGAGCATACCTCTTAACCGGAAAATCCGCATATCCTAAGTATCTGAGGTTGACTCTGGTGCTTGCAGGTTTTGGTGCATCACTCGCATTTCTGATCTTCCTCGGATTCTCCATTGTGGGGAATGTGGGAGAAGGTTGA
- a CDS encoding multicopper oxidase domain-containing protein: protein MNRKDFLRWLGIGGAGIAAGTGIAGITARKKDDPICRTVGTPTGQNPNPSIRLPGAIGGNSYGSMVHPPMFTNADFLSRMELHSSLPQAPSGSSFRSEINIVEMPLTVAHETVVNAWTFDGIVPGRVLRAREGQNMEVLFRNHSNHPHSIHFHGTHDPQQDGWEPIASGSERLYKIKAGPIGFHPYHCHVPPLASHMSKGLYGGFIVDPPGGRPPALEFMLILAGWDLQESGRNDIYAWNGIAGFYDRFPIKVPVGKKVRLYIANMTEYDPLASFHLHSQTFDVYRTGTRLVPDEHTDVITLGQTERAIVEFTLTKRGRYMFHPHQTHMADRGAMGWIVAV, encoded by the coding sequence ATGAATCGGAAGGATTTCCTTCGTTGGTTAGGAATTGGTGGGGCAGGGATTGCGGCTGGAACAGGTATAGCCGGGATTACTGCTCGCAAAAAGGACGATCCAATCTGTAGAACGGTAGGAACTCCTACCGGCCAAAATCCGAATCCTTCCATACGGTTGCCCGGAGCTATAGGAGGGAACTCTTATGGTAGTATGGTGCATCCGCCTATGTTTACGAATGCGGACTTCCTTTCTAGAATGGAGCTGCATTCGAGCCTTCCTCAGGCACCATCAGGAAGTTCTTTTCGATCGGAAATCAATATCGTTGAAATGCCATTGACTGTCGCACATGAGACTGTGGTGAATGCATGGACTTTCGATGGGATCGTTCCCGGAAGGGTTTTGAGAGCCAGAGAAGGACAGAATATGGAGGTCCTATTTAGGAATCATTCCAATCATCCACACTCGATCCATTTTCATGGGACTCATGATCCTCAACAGGATGGTTGGGAACCGATCGCATCCGGTTCGGAAAGATTGTATAAGATCAAAGCGGGACCGATTGGATTCCACCCATATCATTGTCATGTTCCTCCTTTGGCGAGTCATATGTCGAAGGGATTGTATGGTGGATTTATTGTAGATCCACCAGGAGGTCGTCCTCCTGCCCTAGAGTTTATGCTCATACTAGCCGGATGGGACCTGCAAGAGTCCGGAAGAAATGATATATACGCATGGAATGGAATTGCAGGATTCTATGATCGTTTTCCAATTAAAGTGCCCGTGGGAAAGAAGGTTCGTCTATATATCGCGAATATGACCGAATACGATCCGTTAGCTTCCTTTCATTTGCATTCTCAAACCTTTGACGTATATAGAACTGGAACTCGATTGGTCCCTGACGAGCACACGGACGTAATTACCTTAGGGCAGACAGAAAGGGCGATCGTAGAATTTACTTTAACGAAACGGGGAAGGTACATGTTCCATCCTCACCAGACTCACATGGCAGACAGGGGTGCAATGGGCTGGATCGTAGCGGTTTAA